A part of Candidatus Binatia bacterium genomic DNA contains:
- a CDS encoding VOC family protein has product MLFDHLDLRVRDLAKTRPLYDALLPAMGYSHLVTGQDSICYYRPGTERQSAFFGLELDPGHRPNATRVALRASSRAEVDRLAAVAREAGAAAFEPAQLCEEYTPIYYAAFFEDADGNKLEICYRETP; this is encoded by the coding sequence ATGCTTTTTGACCACCTCGACCTGCGGGTCCGCGACCTCGCCAAGACGCGGCCGCTCTACGACGCCCTGCTCCCGGCCATGGGCTATTCGCACCTGGTGACCGGGCAGGACTCGATCTGCTACTACCGCCCCGGGACCGAACGGCAGTCGGCCTTCTTCGGACTCGAGCTCGACCCGGGCCACCGCCCGAACGCGACGAGGGTCGCCCTGCGAGCCTCGAGCCGGGCCGAGGTGGATCGCCTGGCCGCGGTCGCCCGGGAGGCCGGGGCCGCCGCGTTCGAGCCGGCCCAACTCTGCGAAGAGTACACGCCGATTTACTATGCGGCGTTCTTCGAAGACGCCGACGGAAACAAACTCGAGATCTGCTACCGCGAAACACCCTGA
- the pruA gene encoding L-glutamate gamma-semialdehyde dehydrogenase — MTTTMQPPREVAPFQNERIKDFKDPADAAAMRAALAAVKGRLGKHYPLVIDGRKIETEKRIRSLNPANPTETIGVTSAASKEQAAEAIAAAARAFESWRRLTLPERAEYIFKAAELLRARRLDYDALLVYEVGKSWVEADGDIAEAIDFLEFYAREALRYAQPQPVVPMAGEQNELVYIPLGVGAVIPPWNFAGAIMMGMTAAAIVCGNTVVLKPSSDSAIIAAWFVDLLHEIGIPPGVVNFVPGSGSEIGDLIVSHPQIRFISFTGSKEVGLRINELAAKPQPGQKWIKRVVAEMGGKDSIVVAADADVDAAVEGVAMSAFGFQGQKCSACSRAVVEASVYDEFVEKLKRRVGTLTVGDPSDPSNFMGPVVNEAALRSILGYIETGKTEGRLIAGGNRAGGDGYFIEPTVIADVSPTATIAQEEIFGPVLAVIKAKDFEDALAIANNTEFGLTGSLYTSDEKKIERARRDFFVGNLYFNRKSTGAMVGVHPFGGFNMSGTDSKAGGRDYLLLFMQAKTMSRKV, encoded by the coding sequence GCGATGCGCGCGGCGCTCGCGGCCGTCAAAGGCAGACTCGGCAAACACTACCCGTTGGTGATCGACGGCCGAAAGATCGAGACGGAGAAGCGAATCCGTTCGCTCAATCCCGCCAATCCCACCGAGACGATCGGCGTGACGAGCGCCGCATCGAAGGAGCAGGCCGCCGAAGCGATTGCGGCGGCGGCGCGCGCCTTCGAATCGTGGCGGCGCCTGACGCTGCCCGAACGTGCGGAGTATATCTTCAAGGCAGCGGAACTGCTGCGCGCGCGCCGTTTAGACTACGACGCGCTGCTCGTCTACGAAGTGGGCAAGAGTTGGGTCGAGGCCGACGGCGACATCGCCGAGGCGATAGACTTCCTCGAGTTCTACGCACGCGAAGCACTGCGCTACGCGCAGCCGCAGCCGGTCGTCCCGATGGCCGGCGAGCAGAACGAGTTGGTCTACATCCCGCTCGGCGTCGGCGCGGTCATTCCGCCGTGGAATTTCGCCGGCGCGATCATGATGGGCATGACGGCCGCCGCGATCGTCTGCGGCAACACGGTCGTGCTGAAGCCGTCGAGCGACTCGGCGATCATCGCGGCGTGGTTCGTCGATCTCTTACACGAGATCGGCATACCGCCCGGCGTCGTCAACTTCGTTCCCGGCTCGGGAAGCGAGATCGGCGATCTCATCGTGAGCCATCCGCAGATCCGCTTCATCTCGTTCACGGGATCGAAGGAAGTGGGGCTGCGGATCAACGAGCTCGCCGCGAAGCCGCAACCCGGCCAAAAATGGATCAAGCGCGTCGTCGCGGAGATGGGCGGAAAAGATTCGATCGTCGTCGCCGCCGACGCGGACGTGGACGCGGCGGTCGAGGGCGTCGCGATGTCGGCGTTCGGTTTCCAAGGGCAGAAGTGCTCGGCGTGCTCGCGCGCGGTCGTCGAGGCGAGCGTCTACGACGAGTTCGTGGAGAAGCTGAAACGACGCGTCGGCACGCTCACGGTCGGCGATCCCAGCGACCCTTCGAACTTCATGGGCCCGGTCGTCAACGAAGCCGCACTCCGATCGATCCTCGGCTACATCGAAACCGGCAAGACCGAAGGCAGGCTGATCGCCGGAGGCAACCGCGCCGGCGGCGACGGCTACTTCATCGAACCGACCGTCATCGCCGACGTCTCGCCGACCGCGACGATCGCGCAAGAGGAGATCTTCGGGCCGGTGCTCGCGGTCATCAAAGCGAAAGATTTTGAGGACGCGCTCGCGATCGCGAACAATACGGAATTCGGCTTAACGGGCTCGCTCTACACGTCGGACGAGAAGAAGATCGAACGGGCGCGCCGCGACTTCTTCGTCGGCAACCTCTACTTCAATCGCAAGAGCACGGGCGCGATGGTCGGCGTTCACCCGTTCGGCGGATTCAACATGTCGGGCACGGACAGTAAAGCCGGCGGGCGCGACTACCTGCTGCTCTTCATGCAAGCCAAAACAATGTCGCGCAAAGTCTAG